From a region of the Lentimicrobium sp. L6 genome:
- a CDS encoding glycoside hydrolase family 30 protein, whose amino-acid sequence MKAIKLTLKLLIIMALSSCQVDSNKLAVEVYETSASGNQLTKRTEFVENKEAINIKILPQNKFQTITGFGGSFTESSAYLLNQLSKENRELILEAYFGSEGAKYSLTRTHINSCDFSISNYSYAPLKGDKELKSFSIEEDRDDIIPMIKEAMAISEDGFKIISSPWTAPPWMKDNDSYVGGKLLPEYYDTWALFFSKYIKAYEKEGIEIWGLTVENEPLGNGNNWESMHFSAEEMLDFVNNYMGPKLKEEGHDVKILAYDQNRGDELIEWAETIYKDEASSEYFDGFAIHWYASTFNYFPKSLNLTHELAPNKYLIQSEACVDAEVPHWKDDAWYWSKEATDWGWDWASEEQKHHHPKYVPVYRYARDIIGCMNNWVDGWVDWNMVLDRQGGPNWFKNWCTAPVIVDPEKDEVYFTPLYHTMAHFSRFIRPDAVRIGFENTDENLMMTAAQNPDGTIAIVLLNMETEAKSIHLMLGEDSVDIQISAQAIQTLMIPSLNKDKN is encoded by the coding sequence ATGAAAGCTATAAAACTCACTTTAAAACTCCTTATTATTATGGCTTTATCCAGTTGTCAAGTTGACTCCAACAAGTTAGCCGTGGAGGTATACGAAACCTCAGCAAGTGGAAATCAACTCACAAAACGTACTGAGTTTGTAGAAAACAAAGAAGCCATAAATATTAAGATATTGCCGCAAAATAAATTTCAAACCATCACTGGTTTTGGAGGCTCATTTACTGAATCTTCTGCCTATTTACTCAATCAGCTTAGCAAGGAAAATAGAGAACTTATATTAGAAGCTTATTTTGGATCAGAAGGTGCTAAATACTCATTAACTCGTACTCATATTAACTCCTGCGACTTTTCTATATCTAATTATTCCTATGCTCCTCTAAAAGGTGATAAAGAACTCAAAAGTTTCTCCATAGAAGAAGATCGCGACGATATCATCCCCATGATTAAAGAAGCCATGGCTATTTCTGAGGATGGTTTCAAAATCATCTCTTCTCCATGGACCGCCCCACCTTGGATGAAAGACAATGACAGCTATGTGGGTGGAAAATTATTGCCAGAATATTATGATACTTGGGCCCTATTCTTCTCAAAATACATAAAGGCTTATGAAAAAGAAGGAATAGAAATCTGGGGTCTCACTGTAGAAAACGAACCTCTTGGAAATGGAAATAACTGGGAAAGTATGCATTTCTCAGCAGAAGAAATGCTAGACTTTGTAAACAATTATATGGGCCCAAAATTAAAAGAGGAGGGTCATGATGTGAAAATTCTAGCCTACGATCAAAATCGTGGAGACGAGTTAATCGAGTGGGCCGAAACCATCTATAAAGACGAAGCTTCATCAGAATACTTCGATGGCTTTGCCATTCATTGGTATGCCAGTACTTTTAATTATTTCCCTAAATCTTTGAATCTGACTCATGAATTAGCACCCAATAAATATCTTATTCAATCAGAAGCTTGTGTAGATGCAGAAGTACCACATTGGAAAGATGATGCTTGGTATTGGTCAAAAGAAGCCACCGATTGGGGATGGGATTGGGCTTCTGAAGAGCAAAAACACCACCATCCTAAATACGTTCCAGTCTACAGATATGCTCGTGATATTATTGGTTGCATGAACAACTGGGTAGATGGTTGGGTAGACTGGAATATGGTTTTAGATAGACAAGGAGGTCCTAATTGGTTTAAGAATTGGTGTACAGCTCCAGTCATTGTCGACCCCGAAAAAGATGAGGTATACTTCACCCCGCTCTATCACACCATGGCTCATTTTAGTCGGTTTATTCGCCCCGATGCCGTTCGTATTGGTTTTGAAAACACTGACGAAAACTTGATGATGACAGCAGCACAAAACCCAGATGGAACTATTGCCATAGTACTTTTAAATATGGAAACAGAAGCCAAAAGCATTCATTTAATGCTTGGTGAAGATTCGGTTGACATTCAAATTAGTGCTCAAGCCATACAAACCCTAATGATTCCATCTTTAAATAAGGATAAAAACTAA
- a CDS encoding MFS transporter encodes MGTKLSLKEKIGYGLGDTASHFVWDMVGFWILIFYTDTFGISAAAAGTIMLIARVWDMISDPLMGIIADRTNTRWGKFRPYILWMALPYSVLAVLTFSTPDLGPTGKVIYAGVTYFLLMTVFTAINLPYSSLGAVMTSDSYERAGLNSYRFIFAFIGQLVVTGTALTLALYFGQGDTALGYQYTLTLFAFISFALFMITFKTTKERVKPPKGQKQNLKEDLKNLFKNKPWVILFFVGIISFVMFAMQNLTIAYYFKYYIGNESDVQLFNVIGTIALIVAIPFSKPLAKRFGKRNVFLASSLISGMFFMLLYIPGNDNIISIYVLNILAKMTYAPAVPLLWTMLADTADYSEWKTGRRSTGLVFSAATFAQKAGWGIGGALAGWILAIYHFEPNVEQTVSSITGIKLMISVFPGILYMSTAILLFFYSIDHKTCLIMQKDLEARREKIDFVEED; translated from the coding sequence ATGGGAACAAAATTATCATTAAAAGAAAAAATTGGATATGGATTAGGAGATACTGCTTCTCATTTTGTATGGGATATGGTGGGTTTTTGGATCCTCATTTTTTATACAGATACCTTTGGTATTTCTGCAGCAGCAGCAGGAACTATTATGTTAATTGCTAGAGTTTGGGACATGATTAGTGATCCACTTATGGGCATTATTGCCGATAGAACCAATACCCGTTGGGGCAAGTTTCGTCCCTATATTTTGTGGATGGCCTTACCATATAGCGTATTGGCGGTTTTGACATTCTCCACCCCGGATTTAGGCCCAACAGGTAAGGTGATATATGCAGGGGTGACTTATTTCCTATTGATGACCGTTTTTACCGCCATCAATCTACCTTACTCCTCTTTAGGTGCAGTAATGACCTCTGATTCTTATGAAAGAGCAGGTTTGAACTCTTATCGCTTTATTTTTGCATTTATAGGTCAGCTTGTGGTTACTGGTACAGCACTTACTTTGGCCTTGTATTTTGGGCAAGGTGATACTGCTTTAGGTTATCAATATACTTTAACCCTATTTGCCTTCATCAGTTTTGCCTTATTCATGATTACTTTCAAAACCACCAAAGAAAGAGTGAAACCACCCAAAGGTCAGAAACAAAATCTCAAAGAGGATTTAAAGAATCTTTTTAAGAACAAACCATGGGTTATTCTGTTTTTCGTGGGAATCATTTCTTTTGTGATGTTTGCCATGCAAAACCTTACGATTGCCTACTATTTTAAATACTATATCGGAAATGAATCTGATGTGCAATTATTCAATGTCATTGGAACCATTGCTTTAATCGTTGCCATCCCCTTCTCTAAACCATTAGCCAAGCGTTTTGGTAAAAGAAATGTGTTCTTAGCCAGCTCTTTAATATCGGGAATGTTCTTTATGCTGCTTTATATTCCTGGAAACGATAATATAATCAGCATATATGTTTTAAATATACTAGCAAAAATGACCTATGCACCTGCAGTGCCTTTATTATGGACTATGCTAGCAGATACCGCAGATTATTCTGAATGGAAAACTGGAAGAAGATCAACAGGTTTGGTGTTTTCTGCAGCTACTTTTGCGCAAAAAGCAGGTTGGGGAATTGGTGGAGCTTTGGCTGGTTGGATTTTGGCCATCTACCATTTTGAACCCAATGTGGAGCAAACGGTAAGTTCAATTACTGGAATCAAACTAATGATTTCTGTTTTTCCAGGTATTCTCTATATGTCCACGGCTATTTTACTCTTCTTTTATAGCATCGATCATAAAACATGTTTAATCATGCAAAAAGATTTAGAAGCCAGAAGAGAAAAGATAGATTTTGTTGAAGAAGATTAA
- the rbsK gene encoding ribokinase — translation MGKIVVIGSINTDMVACAPNLPVPGESRLATSFNIHFGGKGANQAVAAARAGGKVSLIAKVGHDDFGREAIENYKKDQISTDYIFVDEKEPSGVALIMVGDVSGQNSIMVAPGANHKLSIEDIKKAEDVIAKADVVLVQLEIPMETVLFSLQMAKKHGVTTILNPGPAKYLNEEIWANVDYITPNESETHFLVGVNPKTDATIKKASTMLLEKVNKGVILTLGQRGAYYSSKEGKSILVPSIRVSAVDSTAAGDVFNGYLAQGISEGLWVRNSIIIANKAATISVTRKGAQSSIPYKEELK, via the coding sequence ATGGGGAAAATTGTAGTTATAGGTAGTATAAATACAGATATGGTAGCATGTGCACCAAATCTTCCGGTACCAGGAGAGAGCAGATTAGCAACTAGTTTTAATATTCACTTTGGTGGAAAAGGGGCAAATCAAGCCGTTGCTGCAGCTAGAGCAGGAGGAAAGGTGAGTTTAATAGCTAAAGTTGGTCATGATGATTTTGGAAGAGAGGCCATTGAGAATTATAAAAAGGACCAAATTTCTACAGACTATATTTTTGTTGATGAAAAAGAACCTTCTGGAGTGGCTTTGATTATGGTGGGTGATGTAAGCGGACAGAACTCTATTATGGTAGCACCAGGTGCCAATCACAAACTCTCCATAGAAGATATTAAAAAGGCTGAAGATGTGATTGCCAAAGCCGATGTGGTTTTGGTTCAACTTGAAATCCCCATGGAAACAGTATTGTTTTCCTTACAAATGGCTAAAAAACATGGTGTAACTACCATTTTAAACCCAGGGCCTGCTAAGTATTTAAACGAAGAAATCTGGGCGAATGTAGATTATATTACTCCTAATGAATCTGAAACACATTTTTTGGTAGGTGTAAACCCAAAAACAGATGCTACTATAAAAAAAGCTTCCACCATGCTTCTCGAAAAAGTGAATAAAGGAGTCATCCTTACTTTGGGTCAAAGAGGAGCTTATTATAGTTCTAAGGAAGGTAAATCTATTTTGGTTCCAAGTATTCGCGTATCTGCAGTAGACTCCACCGCTGCAGGAGATGTTTTTAATGGCTATTTAGCCCAAGGAATATCAGAAGGTTTATGGGTAAGAAACTCCATTATTATAGCCAATAAAGCAGCTACGATTTCTGTAACCAGAAAAGGGGCACAATCCTCTATTCCTTATAAGGAAGAGCTTAAATAA
- a CDS encoding GH36-type glycosyl hydrolase domain-containing protein yields MKKKTFGGKLARIEQGPLWTFSDNESGAFIAPEADYLSRLYFPLMNSAGMKSWVSPDLKGDICSSFSHYLNPPLVTEDISKTVASRNCWISLKGEKPWSATGVSAWQKANKWTLNPDESEVNAQPGLFAVTRRNKVLKLACTLKVFIPSTDDKVELIHIEVENNDTVAKTFDLTYSLPLFGRHADNVRDHRQVTTMFQRIFQEEHGTRIKANIVHDENGHSPNHTSYMVLGADAEGNKPNHIWLKMSDFIGEGGSLDNPEAVFKKLNAPSYELGDVDGFEAIGAFRFSDIEIKPNKKTSFIIIQGISDDDKISQKWISKYGDEEKINQAIEETKSYWLKYTNRIRFSTADSNFDNWAKWVIYQVKANQELGNSFLPDFSYGRGGRGWRDLWQDLLSVLLVDPISAKNEIINNFKGIRMDGSNATIIGSEPGEFIADRNDVARSWSDHGAWPVFVVNFYMHQTGDFDLLLRDLCYWKDQYIYRSKGIDAQWDISQGNQQLNAEQEVYNGSVLEHLLLQQLSGFYSVGEHNILQLEGADWNDTYDMARERGETVGFHAFYGNNLRLMAQWLTLLEEKGISEVKLAKEILPLLDTLADQESLDYRQIKDKERCVYKYFSAVEHQISGKKVSISVISLREDLEAKSAHIFAHIQDKEWKQYADNAGFYNGHYDNIGQAIDGVKKDKTQIDLTTQALAIMNNAASDERVPLILNAVQELLKDKGKKGLRICRPFKELDLNVGRISGFAYGHKEHGSKWMQQNIMLAYGLYERGFSKKANQVLDDVFHLSTNSRHSKIFPGIPSCFEPEDRGSYAWLTGSSAWMMLSLTSQMFGVRGLKGDLLLEPKLVPSQFDEKGEASIELYFQDKRLLVTYVFKPLNKMSEYVIGVISINDIPMVSTSQKLSKYLVSRKNMDKYCDREVNHIKVFLQRK; encoded by the coding sequence ATGAAGAAAAAAACCTTTGGGGGTAAATTAGCTAGGATAGAACAAGGGCCATTATGGACATTTAGCGATAATGAAAGTGGTGCATTTATAGCACCTGAGGCCGATTATTTATCAAGGTTATATTTCCCTTTGATGAATTCTGCCGGAATGAAGTCTTGGGTAAGCCCAGATTTAAAAGGAGATATTTGCTCCTCATTTAGTCATTATTTAAACCCTCCTCTAGTGACTGAGGATATTAGCAAAACCGTAGCTTCTAGAAATTGCTGGATTAGCTTAAAAGGTGAAAAACCTTGGTCTGCAACAGGAGTATCTGCTTGGCAAAAAGCCAACAAATGGACGCTAAATCCTGATGAATCCGAAGTAAATGCTCAACCTGGTTTATTTGCAGTAACACGAAGAAATAAAGTGCTCAAATTGGCCTGTACCTTGAAGGTATTTATTCCTTCTACAGACGACAAAGTAGAGCTCATACATATTGAAGTAGAGAATAATGATACGGTAGCCAAAACTTTTGATCTTACTTATTCCCTTCCACTCTTTGGCCGACATGCCGATAATGTTCGCGATCATCGACAAGTAACCACCATGTTTCAAAGAATCTTTCAAGAGGAGCATGGAACAAGAATTAAAGCAAATATAGTCCACGATGAAAATGGACATTCCCCAAATCATACCAGTTATATGGTTTTAGGTGCCGATGCGGAAGGTAATAAACCCAATCATATTTGGCTGAAGATGAGCGATTTTATAGGGGAGGGTGGAAGCTTGGATAACCCTGAGGCCGTTTTCAAAAAGCTAAATGCACCATCTTATGAACTTGGAGATGTGGATGGTTTTGAAGCTATTGGTGCATTTCGCTTTTCTGATATTGAAATCAAACCCAATAAAAAAACTAGCTTTATCATCATCCAAGGAATCAGTGATGACGATAAAATATCACAGAAGTGGATATCCAAATATGGCGATGAGGAAAAGATAAATCAGGCCATAGAGGAGACTAAATCTTATTGGCTGAAATATACCAATAGAATTCGTTTCTCGACAGCCGATTCTAATTTCGACAATTGGGCCAAATGGGTCATCTATCAAGTAAAAGCAAATCAAGAATTAGGAAATTCATTTTTGCCAGACTTTAGCTATGGCAGAGGAGGTAGAGGCTGGCGAGACCTTTGGCAAGATTTACTTTCTGTTTTATTAGTAGATCCTATTAGTGCTAAAAATGAAATTATAAACAATTTCAAAGGTATTAGAATGGATGGCTCCAATGCCACTATTATAGGCTCTGAGCCTGGAGAGTTTATTGCAGATAGAAATGATGTTGCCCGCTCCTGGAGCGATCATGGAGCATGGCCTGTATTTGTAGTCAACTTTTATATGCACCAAACTGGTGACTTCGATTTATTATTGAGAGACCTCTGTTATTGGAAAGACCAATATATCTATCGAAGCAAAGGAATAGATGCACAATGGGATATTTCCCAAGGCAATCAGCAATTAAATGCAGAGCAGGAAGTATATAATGGAAGCGTTCTTGAGCATTTATTACTCCAGCAACTTTCTGGATTCTATTCTGTGGGAGAACATAATATATTGCAATTGGAAGGCGCCGATTGGAACGATACTTATGATATGGCTCGAGAGAGAGGCGAAACGGTTGGTTTTCATGCATTTTATGGAAACAATTTACGCTTAATGGCTCAATGGCTCACCCTCCTTGAAGAAAAAGGAATTTCAGAAGTAAAATTAGCCAAAGAAATACTCCCATTGCTTGATACTTTAGCAGATCAAGAAAGCCTCGATTATCGACAGATAAAAGATAAAGAACGTTGTGTTTATAAATATTTCTCCGCTGTAGAACATCAAATTAGTGGAAAAAAAGTAAGCATTAGTGTTATAAGTCTTAGAGAAGATTTGGAAGCCAAATCGGCTCATATATTTGCTCACATTCAAGATAAAGAATGGAAGCAATATGCTGATAATGCTGGTTTTTATAATGGACATTATGATAATATCGGTCAAGCTATTGATGGTGTGAAAAAGGACAAAACTCAAATTGACTTAACCACACAAGCCCTGGCTATCATGAATAATGCAGCTTCAGACGAGCGCGTCCCTTTAATACTAAATGCGGTTCAAGAATTACTGAAAGATAAAGGAAAAAAAGGACTCAGAATCTGTAGACCATTTAAAGAATTAGATTTAAATGTAGGCCGTATTTCAGGTTTTGCCTATGGGCATAAAGAGCATGGTAGCAAATGGATGCAGCAAAATATTATGCTAGCCTATGGTTTATATGAGCGTGGATTCTCCAAAAAAGCCAATCAAGTTTTAGATGATGTATTTCATTTATCCACCAATTCTCGACATTCAAAAATATTCCCTGGTATTCCATCTTGTTTCGAGCCAGAAGATAGAGGATCTTATGCCTGGCTAACTGGTTCTTCGGCATGGATGATGTTGAGTCTGACGAGCCAAATGTTTGGAGTAAGAGGTTTAAAAGGAGATTTACTTCTGGAACCCAAATTGGTGCCTTCGCAATTCGATGAAAAAGGGGAAGCTTCCATTGAACTCTATTTTCAGGATAAAAGGTTATTGGTAACTTACGTATTCAAGCCTCTTAATAAAATGTCGGAATATGTAATTGGAGTCATCAGTATCAACGATATTCCAATGGTATCTACCAGTCAGAAGTTGAGCAAATATTTAGTCTCTAGGAAAAATATGGACAAGTATTGCGATAGAGAAGTGAATCATATTAAAGTATTTTTACAAAGGAAATAA
- a CDS encoding glycosyl hydrolase family 17 protein, translating to MKTAIIGRIMRTQIILLISLLALFSCKTEHKQNQQNMSESKHSTIMTKQTTKALLMGTSKAVCYSGFRSGQHPDRGDGAVNPSYEEVLEDLKIISEQADFHLIRLYDSGENSELTLRVIKENNIDIKVMLGIWLQAELSAHETCSWLTEPIPEEELAANKELNLLEIEKAIALADKYQDIIIAINVGNEALVDWNDHKVATDTIISYVKRVKKSVPQLVTVADNYKWWAEHGIELAKAVDFVSLHIYPVWEGKDINEGLSFTIENYNEVRKTLPNARIVITEAGWATIATEFGERASEEKQLQYYQEFMQWSKEMNITSFWFEAFDEDWKGEPGNMMGAEKHWGLYTVDRKPKKVMQ from the coding sequence ATGAAAACAGCAATAATAGGAAGAATCATGAGAACACAAATCATTTTATTAATCAGCTTATTAGCGCTATTTTCATGTAAGACCGAACACAAGCAAAACCAACAAAATATGAGCGAATCTAAGCACTCAACTATAATGACTAAACAAACTACAAAGGCTCTCCTAATGGGAACTTCAAAAGCTGTTTGCTATTCTGGCTTTAGGAGTGGACAACATCCAGACAGAGGCGATGGCGCTGTAAACCCAAGTTATGAGGAGGTTCTTGAGGACCTGAAAATCATTTCTGAGCAAGCCGATTTTCATTTAATTCGATTATATGATAGTGGCGAGAATTCAGAACTGACCTTGCGAGTTATCAAGGAGAATAATATTGATATCAAAGTGATGCTGGGCATTTGGCTTCAAGCCGAATTGAGTGCCCACGAAACCTGTTCTTGGTTAACAGAACCCATTCCTGAAGAAGAGCTGGCAGCAAATAAAGAGCTCAATCTTTTAGAAATTGAAAAGGCCATTGCTTTGGCTGATAAATACCAAGACATCATTATTGCCATCAACGTCGGAAACGAAGCCTTAGTGGATTGGAATGATCATAAAGTAGCAACGGATACCATTATTTCCTATGTAAAAAGAGTAAAGAAGTCGGTTCCACAGTTGGTGACGGTAGCCGATAATTACAAGTGGTGGGCAGAGCATGGTATAGAGTTAGCTAAGGCTGTCGACTTTGTTTCTCTACATATTTATCCTGTCTGGGAAGGGAAAGACATCAACGAAGGCTTGTCCTTTACCATAGAGAATTATAATGAAGTTAGAAAAACACTACCTAATGCCAGAATAGTAATAACTGAAGCAGGTTGGGCTACCATAGCTACAGAATTTGGGGAGCGTGCTAGTGAAGAAAAGCAATTACAGTATTATCAAGAATTCATGCAATGGTCTAAGGAGATGAATATCACCTCTTTTTGGTTCGAGGCTTTTGACGAAGATTGGAAAGGAGAACCTGGAAATATGATGGGAGCCGAAAAACATTGGGGCTTATATACGGTTGATAGAAAACCTAAAAAAGTGATGCAATAA
- a CDS encoding glycoside hydrolase family 2 TIM barrel-domain containing protein — protein sequence MRTFIILFMTIVLASCNNQMTDDAIKISGNKILVNEESYLIKGICYHPVPKGSNHRDFGHLSEDLSLMKEAGINTIRLYAPLDDKKVLDEIHEAGIKVIIGFGYNQEGYFDILSGSFIDYIEKYKAHPAILLWELGNEYNYHPEWFEGDMINWYIALNTAADLIHQQDPNHPVATAHGELPDSLALATCPNIDVWGMNVYRWDNPESIFGEWKAISSKPMYLSEAGADSYMTVEKPGYEAGINEQAQADATAKILEATFRNQEICSGVTLFAFIDELWKAGNNEQYDPGGWAPNSSGIPYDGSPNEEYWGILDINRNKKLAFFTVKESYLSQTKKH from the coding sequence ATGAGAACTTTTATAATCCTATTCATGACTATCGTCTTGGCTTCCTGTAATAACCAAATGACAGATGATGCAATAAAGATTTCAGGAAATAAAATATTAGTGAATGAGGAGTCTTACCTCATCAAAGGTATTTGCTATCACCCAGTACCTAAAGGAAGCAATCATAGAGATTTCGGTCATTTGTCGGAAGATTTATCCTTAATGAAAGAAGCTGGTATCAATACCATAAGGCTATATGCTCCGCTGGATGACAAAAAGGTGTTAGATGAAATTCATGAAGCAGGAATAAAAGTAATCATTGGATTTGGCTATAATCAAGAGGGATATTTTGATATTCTTTCAGGGTCATTTATCGACTATATTGAAAAGTATAAAGCACATCCCGCCATCTTATTATGGGAATTGGGAAATGAGTATAATTACCATCCTGAATGGTTCGAAGGAGATATGATAAACTGGTATATTGCTTTAAATACGGCAGCAGATCTCATTCATCAGCAGGATCCAAATCATCCTGTTGCAACAGCCCATGGGGAATTACCTGACTCTTTAGCTTTGGCCACTTGCCCCAATATCGATGTTTGGGGAATGAATGTTTATCGTTGGGACAATCCAGAAAGCATTTTTGGAGAATGGAAGGCCATAAGCTCTAAGCCCATGTATCTTTCAGAAGCTGGTGCAGATAGTTATATGACTGTAGAAAAGCCAGGTTATGAAGCAGGTATTAATGAGCAAGCCCAAGCTGATGCCACAGCAAAAATACTAGAAGCTACATTTAGAAATCAAGAAATATGCTCAGGAGTCACTCTTTTTGCTTTTATAGATGAGTTATGGAAAGCAGGAAATAACGAGCAATACGATCCCGGAGGATGGGCGCCAAATAGCAGTGGTATACCCTATGATGGCAGTCCAAATGAAGAATATTGGGGAATTCTAGATATCAATAGAAATAAGAAGTTGGCTTTTTTTACCGTAAAAGAAAGTTATTTGAGTCAAACCAAGAAGCATTAA
- a CDS encoding MFS transporter has product MAHFKTAKEDIVPFGQKLAFGSGHLANQLFPAALGVFMVVLVMSLNMNPILAGLLGALPRLLDALTDPIMGFISDNTKSKWGRRKPYIFIGSVITGVAFMIMWQLNPENSQTYNFFYFLIVSVFFYIGYTIFATPLIGLGYEMTPDYNERTRLMAVSQWMGQIAWMIAPWFWVIIYDPTIFESAPEGARILSIMVGGACMILGILPALFNKERVAPDDSKMVNLSMKDLAANTKEFVKGIKLTLKNKPFMKLCGATFLIFNGFQTVAQFAMFIIVYYLFDGDKVASGTWPAWFGTISAIATAVLVIPIVTKISEKMGKKNAFIIATLISIIGYGLKWWGFNPENPWLMFMPIPFLSFGIGGLFTLMMSMTADVCDLDELNNGERREGMFGAVYWWMVKLGTALALLTSGIVLSFVGFDQSVDQQTVDTLTNLRIADIIIPILTALMAIVIVWKYDITEGKAHEIRKALIARRGKVSH; this is encoded by the coding sequence ATGGCACATTTTAAAACAGCAAAAGAAGACATAGTCCCCTTTGGACAAAAACTAGCATTCGGTTCAGGACATCTAGCAAATCAGTTATTTCCAGCAGCATTAGGAGTGTTTATGGTGGTGCTGGTGATGTCATTAAATATGAATCCAATATTAGCAGGTTTGCTGGGTGCTCTTCCAAGGCTTTTAGATGCACTTACCGATCCTATTATGGGTTTTATTTCAGATAATACCAAATCGAAATGGGGAAGAAGAAAACCTTATATTTTCATAGGAAGTGTGATTACTGGAGTGGCATTTATGATCATGTGGCAATTAAACCCTGAGAATTCTCAGACCTATAATTTCTTTTACTTTTTAATTGTTTCCGTATTTTTCTATATCGGTTATACCATTTTTGCTACGCCATTAATTGGATTGGGTTATGAGATGACTCCCGATTATAATGAGCGTACTAGATTAATGGCTGTTTCGCAATGGATGGGACAAATTGCCTGGATGATTGCTCCATGGTTTTGGGTGATTATCTATGATCCAACTATATTTGAATCTGCTCCCGAAGGTGCAAGAATACTATCTATTATGGTTGGTGGAGCCTGCATGATACTTGGAATCTTACCTGCTCTTTTCAACAAAGAAAGAGTTGCTCCAGATGACAGTAAAATGGTGAATTTATCAATGAAAGATTTAGCAGCAAACACCAAAGAATTTGTAAAAGGGATAAAATTGACCCTTAAAAACAAACCCTTCATGAAGCTTTGTGGAGCTACATTCTTAATTTTTAATGGCTTCCAAACAGTCGCTCAATTTGCCATGTTTATTATTGTTTACTATCTCTTTGATGGTGATAAAGTAGCATCTGGAACTTGGCCTGCATGGTTCGGAACCATAAGTGCAATTGCTACTGCTGTACTCGTCATTCCTATTGTCACTAAAATCTCTGAAAAGATGGGAAAGAAAAATGCTTTCATTATCGCAACACTAATTTCTATTATTGGTTATGGCTTAAAATGGTGGGGATTCAACCCAGAAAATCCCTGGTTAATGTTTATGCCTATCCCTTTCCTATCTTTTGGAATAGGTGGTTTGTTTACCTTGATGATGTCAATGACAGCTGATGTTTGTGATTTAGATGAATTAAATAATGGTGAACGTAGGGAAGGAATGTTTGGAGCAGTTTACTGGTGGATGGTAAAATTAGGAACAGCATTGGCGCTACTTACAAGTGGTATTGTTTTGTCTTTTGTGGGTTTCGACCAATCTGTAGATCAACAAACAGTGGACACTTTAACCAACCTTAGAATTGCTGATATTATTATTCCTATACTTACAGCTCTTATGGCCATAGTGATAGTTTGGAAATATGATATTACAGAAGGAAAAGCCCATGAAATACGAAAAGCCTTAATTGCACGTCGTGGAAAAGTATCTCATTAA
- a CDS encoding two pore domain potassium channel family protein, with amino-acid sequence MKKRIIYPIILLVYFVLLVILVIVESDKEASSIKNIWNAICYLLVTISTIGYGDVTPLHLLEKI; translated from the coding sequence ATGAAAAAGAGAATCATCTATCCCATTATTCTTTTGGTGTATTTCGTACTATTAGTGATTTTAGTCATAGTAGAAAGCGATAAAGAAGCCTCTTCCATTAAAAATATTTGGAATGCTATCTGCTACCTTCTGGTTACTATTTCTACTATCGGTTATGGTGATGTTACCCCATTACACCTATTGGAAAAAATATAG